The segment TTTCCTCTTTTCTCTGCCCCCTGCGGGGCAAAAAGCTCAAATTTTTACGGGAACGGCACCTCGCGCACGTCGTCCGGGTCCAGCCCGGCCTTGCGCTGCTCTTCAAACACGGCGTCGATCAGCTCATCCAGATCTTCCAGATGGGTCAGGGTGCAGCAATAGCGGCGCAGATTGGCCGCCCCCTTCAGCCCCTTCATATAGTGCATGGTCTGGGAGCGGGCCTGCGGCATGGCCACAAACTCGCCCTTCTGCTCCACCATCTCTTCCACCTGACGGCGCAGCGCATTCATGCGGGCCTGCAGGTTCGGCTCTTTGGGGGCAGGCAGGCCCTCGATGGCCGCATTCACCCGCTCGAAGAGCCACGGGTCGCCCAGTGCGCCCCGGGCGATCATCACGCCGTCGCAGCCGGTGGCCTGCATCATCCTCACCGCATCCTCTGCCGAATGGATGTCGCCGTTGCCCAGCACCGGCACCCTGACGGCATCCTTCACCCGGGCGATGATCTCCGGGTCGATGCCGGGGGCATACATCTGCTCCCGGGTACGGGCGTGCACCGCAATGAGGGCCGCACCGGCCTGCTCACAGGCCTTGGCACACTCCACGGCAGTGATGTGGTCGGCATCCCAGCCCTTGCGCATTTTGACGGTGACAGGCCGTTTTGTGTGGGCCACAACCTGCTCCACGATGCGCCCGCAGCGGTCCGGGTCCAGCATCAGCTTGCTGCCTGCGCCGCCGGAAACGATCTTGGGGGCCGGGCAACCCATATTGATATCCACAAAATCGAATTCGTACTGCTCCATGGCAGCGGTGGCTTCGCCCATGATCTCGGGCACTTCGCCAAAGATCTGCACGCCGTAGGGCGCGCCGTTGGGCTCGGCCTTCAGCATGCTGACCGTCTTGTGGTCGCCGTAAACAAGCGCCCGGCTGGACACCATTTCGCTCACCGTAAAGCCCGCACCGTGCTGGGCCATCAGGCGGCGGCAGGGTGCATCCGTAAAGCCTGCCATCGGGCCGAACACCGCCCGGTGGGGCAGGATGATATTGCCGATCTTCAAAGGTTCCATGGGTTCTCCTTGTATCTGTTTTGGGGTAAACGATTTTGAATGCGCTCCGCGTTGCTCTGCGCATGTTCAGAGGAAAGATTATTTTTATTTCGCGTTTGTCGCGCTCTGCGGAGCGCTCCAAACGCATTTTCACGGGAGGGAGCGTGACGGAAAGAGGCAGTTGCTTTCCATCCATACACCGTAAAAAGGGGCTGTTGCGCCAAATGCTGTGCAACAGCCCCCATGGTTTTATGTTACATCTTCTCGGGCACGTTGATCTTGAACATGGTCAGCACGTTGAAGATGACATTCTTGACGCCGATGCACAGGGCCAGACGTGCCTGCTGCACAGCGGGGTCTGCGCCCTGAATGCGGCAGTTGCCATAGAAGCGGTGGAAGGCACTGGCCAGATCAATGACAAAGCGGTTGATGCGGCTGGGGTCGTACTTTTCTGCCGCCATGACGATCTCCTGCGGGAAGGCTGCCAGCATCCGGATCAGATCCATCTCGGAAGGCTCGGTAAGCAGGGTGGCGTCCACCTTCTCGGCACCGGCAAACTGCACGCCTTCGCTCTCCATCTTTTTCAGGATGGAGCAGATGCGGGCATGGGCATACTGCACATAGTACACCGGGTTGTCGTTGTCGGTCTTGACGGCCTGATCCAGGTCAAAGTCGATGCCGCTGCCTGCATCGTGCATATTGAACAGGAAGCGTGCGCTGTCGATGGGCACCTCTTCCAGCAGGTCGGTCAGGGTGATGGCGTTGCCGGTGCGCTTGGACATCCGGACAGGCTGACCGTCCCGCATCAGGTTGACCATCTGCATCAGTACCACGTCCAGATCCTCGCCATGCAGGCCGATGGCGTCCATGGCACCCTTCATGCGGGCCACATGGCCATGATGGTCTGCGCCCCAGACGTCGATGGCCTTGGCAAAGCCACGGGTGGCCAGCTTGTTGTAGTGGTAGGCGATATCGGCGGCAAAGTAGGTGGGGATGCCGTTGGCACGGACCAGCACTTCGTCCTTGGCTTCCTCCTCGGTGCCGTCCTCGGTCTTTTTCTTGTTCACGGTGCCGTACTTGGCGGCGTACTGGGCGCTGCGGTACATGATGGCACCGTCCTCTGCCTTATAGCATGCGCCCAGCTCCAGCAGCTTATCCACCACGGCCATGACCGCGCCGGACTCGTGCAGAGTGCTCTCGTGGAACCACACATCGTAGTCGATGCGGTACTTGCCCAGATCACGCTTCAGGGCGGCAATGTTCTTGGGCAGGGCATAGGCCACCAGTGCGTCCTTCAGCTGGGCAAAGGCTTCGCTCTCGAACAGAGCCTCCTCGCTCAGCCCGGAGCAGGCGGCAACGTACTTGTCGCCGTTGATGTCGGCAAACTCACCGGCCAGCACCTTGATGTCGCCGCCCTGATAGCACTCGGCGGGCAGAGGGAAGGTCTCCTCGCCGCAATACTTCTGCAGGTAGCGCACTGCAAGACTCTTGCCGAACTTCTGGATCTGGTTGCCGGCATCGTTGATATAGAACTCGCGGGTCACATCGTAGCCGGACCAGTCCAGCACAGCAGCCAGACAGTCGCCCAGAGCGCCGCCGCGGGCATTGCCCATGTGCATGGGGCCGGTGGGGTTGGCGGAAACGAACTCCACGTTGTACTTGGCACCCTTGCCGTGGTCGGTGCGGCCATACTCCCTGTTGGCGCAGGCACCCAGCACCACGCCGGCCCAGAAGCTCTGGGACAGGAACAGGTTGATGAAGCCGGGGCCGGCCACTTCCACCTTGGCAAACACGCTGTTTTCCATGGAGGGCAGGTGCGCCAGCAGGGCGTCCGCGATCATCCGGGGGGCCTTGCGCCAGCTGCGGGCACCGGCCATGGCGATGTTGGAGGCGATGTCGCCGTTCTTCACGTCGGCGGGGATCTCCACGATGAAGGCGGGCAGATCGGCTTCCGGCAGAGCACCATCGGCCATAGCGGCCTTGGCGGCGGCAGTCAGCAGAGCGCGGGCCTCATCCAGCGCAGCCTGACGGGGGTTGTAGTTCTGGTAGGTCTTTTCAAATTCAGTCATTGGTCTGATTCCTTTCACAGTCTGGGGGAACTCTCAAATTCTCAGTTCACATGGGTCACGGTCACTTCCAGGCGGTTGCGGCTCACCAGTTCAGCGCTGTTGGCGTCCAGTAGATAGCCGAACTTTGCAGTGCCGCCCTTCTCGGTCAGGCTGCAGATGATCTCGTCAGCCGTCACGCCCAGCGTCATGGAGCCGTAGCCGGTCTCGTAATGGCAGAGGTTGCGCTTGCCCTTTTCGATGAGCAGCTGGGTACCGGCCCCGCTGCCCTTGCCAAAGCGCAGCATGGCCACCCGGCTTCCGTCGGCGGCGATCTTCAGGGTGGTGGTGCAGCCCTCGTAGCCGGTGGTCTCCGTTTCTTTATAGGTAATGTAGTAGCTGCCGCCCTTCTGCACGAACTGGCCCCGGGTCATCAGCTCCACAAACTCTTCCTTTTCTTCTTTCTCCGCAGGTTCTTCCACATGCTGCTCGATGCGGCTCTTGATGCGGATGATATAATCTTCCTTTAACGGTTTGCTCACATTGCTTTTCCTTATCAATATTTGTCAATGGCGATCTGTTCCACCGGGCCGCCCTTGTACTCGCCCAGAAACAGGTCTGCCGTCTGCACAAAGCTGTCCGGCACATCGCTGACATAGAAATGTGCCTGTCCCTCATGCTCCTGCGCCGCTTTCAGGCCGCGTTCCGAGAGCATCCGTTCCAGATGATGGGCGGCAGTCTTGGCGGGGTCCACCAGCGTCACCTTCCGTCCCATGAACTCACCGATCATGGTCTTGAGCAGCGGATAATGGGTGCAGCCCAGAATGAGGGTATCCACCCCGGCATCCCGCACCTCGGTCAGGTACTGCGCAATGACCAGCTTCGTCACCTGCTGCCGACTCTCCTCGCTGTGGTCCACATAACCGGCTTCCACCAGCGGAACGAACAGCGGACAGGCCCGGGCGGTGATCTCCACACCGGGCACCAGCTGGCGCAGCAGCTTTTCATAGCTGCGGGAGCGGATGGTCGCCGCCGTGCCAATGACGCCGATGCGGCGGTTGCGGGTGGAAAAGGCCGCTTCCCGGGCGGCGGCATCCACCACGCCCAGATACGGCACCGGCAGCCGGGCTGCCTCTGCAGCCGGGTAGGTGCTGGACACTGTGCCGCAGGCCGCCATGATGCATTTTACATCTTTCGAAAGCAGGAACGCAACATCCTGACGGGCGTACTGCAGGATGGTCTCCGGGCTGCGGCTTCCGTAGGGCACGCGGCCGGTATCACCAAAATAGATGATCTCCTCGTGGGGCAGACGCTTGCGCAGCTCCCGCACGCCGGTCAGCCCGCCCAGACCGCTGTCGAACACGCCGATGGGGCGATTATCCATGCTGCTTTTCCTTTCTTTCCAGAGCCAGTGCGATCAGCCGGTCGATGAGGGCCGGCACCGGCAGGCCCTCGTGCTCCATCAGCTTGGGATACATGCTGATGGACGTGAAGCCCGGGAAGGTGTTGATCTCGTTGATGAGCACCCGGCCGGTGCCGTGCTCCACAAAGAAGTCGCAGCGGGCCAGCCCCTCGCAGTTCAGGGCGGTGTAGGCCATGGCGGCGTAGGTCTTTACCTCGTCCAGCTTTGCCTCCGGCAGGTGGGCCGGGATGACGGTCTGGCTGACGCCGTTCTTGTACTTGTCATCATAGGTGTAGAACTCGGCACCGGCAAGGATCTCGCCGGGACGGGTCGCCACGGCAGGGTCGGAACCGATGACGGCGCACTCCACTTCCTGACCGTCCACAAAGGCTTCAAACACCACCTTGCGGTCGTTTTCCAGTGCAAGGTCGATGGCCTTCTTCAGTTCCTCGCGGCTGGACACCTTGGAGATGCCCACACTGGAACCGGCATTGGCGGGCTTGACGAACACCGGCCAGCCCAGCTTCTGCTCCACGCCGTCGCACACACCTTCCAGATCAGACTCGATCTCCCAGCGGTTCGCGGCCACCCACTTGGTATGGGGCACGCCGTTGGCCTCAAACAGAGCGTTGGCCACGGCTTTGTCCATGCACACTGCGCTTGCCAGCACGCCGCAGCCCACGTAAGGGATGCCGGCCAGCTCCAGCAGGCCCTGCACCGTGCCGTCCTCGCCCCACAGGCCATGGAGCACCGGGATGACCACATCCACATGCACCTTTTCCACATGGCCTTCCGGGGTGAACAGGATCATGCCATGGTCGGCGCGGTCCGGGCTGATGACGCAGGGCATATTGCCTGCCAGCTCTTCCCAGCTGCCATCGGCCATCTGGGCTGCAGTGGCCTCGGTGTACAGCCAGCGGCCCTCCTTGGTGATGCCCACGGCAAGCGTCTCATATTTTTCGCGATCAATGTTGTTGACGAAGTTGCCCACCGAAACGCGGCTGACCTCGTGCTCGCTGGACATACCGCCAAACAGCAGGACGACGCACATTTTTTCAGACTGCATGATATCTCTCTCCTATTTATAAAGCCCCATGAAGCAGGGCGGGTTCTAACCGGTAAAATGCCGTTCTGGCTTATTATACAATATCTATGCGCGTGATGCAAGCACAATGCCAAAAGGCCTGCCGCTGTCTGGAGAGATTTTTTAAGGAAAACTTTCTGAAAATCGCAAATTTCCGCTTGACGGATGGAAAACGGCGTGATACAATGATATCACCTCTTTTGCGGGGTTATTAAGTGCGCCTGTTTTACAGATGCCACCCGCAACCCGAGGGAGGTTCAAAACGACCGTTATAATGGAGGTGTCAACAAATGACCGTTAAAATCACTCTGGCCTGCACCGAGTGCAAGCAGCGCAACTACAACACCACGAAGAACAAGAAGAACAACCCCGATCGTCTCGAGATGAAGAAGTATTGCCGTTTCTGCAAGAAGCACACCGTTCATCGCGAAACCAAGTAAGAAAGGCGGACGCATCATGGCAGACAAAACCGAGAACAAGCCGGGCTTTGTGGCCAGAGCAAAGGCCGCTGTGAAGAATTTTGGCGCACGCGTCTCCAAATTCTTCCGCGACACCAAGAGCGAGCTGAAGAAGGTGGTGTGGCCGTCCAAGGCGGACGTCAAGACCAACACCATCGTCGTGCTCATCACTGTCGCCATCGCAGCGGTCGTGATGATCCTGCTGGATGCCATCTTCGGCGGCATCCTGGGCCTGATCATCGGCGCCTGAGAATCATCTTGAAACGGAGGGTCAACCAAAATGGAAGAACAATCCAATGAGGCACTTTGGTATGTCGTGCATACCTATTCCGGCTATGAGAACAAGGTCGCAAACGATCTGCAGACCATGGTGGAGAACCGTCATCTGCAGGATCTGATCTGCGATATCAAGGTTCCCGTCGAGATGGTTCCCGAAATTGACAAGAACGGCAAGCAGAAGATGGTGGAGCACAAGCTGTTCCCCGGCTACGTTCTGGTCAAGATGGTGATGAACGACGATACCTGGTATGTGGTGCGCAATACGCGCGGCTGCACCGGTTTTGTCGGTCCCGCATCCAAGCCCGTTCCCCTCTCCCCTGAAGAAGTGGAGAAGATGGGCGTAGAAAAGGCTGCACCTCTGGCTGTCGACTTTGCTGTCGGCGACACCGTGCAGATCACCGCCGGTCCTCTGGAAGGCTTTATGGGCCTTGTGGAGGCCATCGATACCGAGAACTTCAAAGTGAAGCTCAAGGTCAACATGTTCGGCCGCGAAACTCCCGCAGAAGTGGAGCTTGGTCAGGTCGAGCTGCCGTAACCAACCGGCAAGGAACGTTTACCAAGGTAAGACCGCAGTGCGGTTCTTATAGAGCGTGTGCATTGGGCACATGCTCGTGGGAGGTACGGAGACACCGTACCGCAACTCACCACAGATTTTTGGAGGTGCATTTATCATGGCACAGAAAGTTACTGGCTACATTAAGCTGCAGATCGAGGCCGGCAAGGCAACTCCGGCTCCCCCTGTTGGCCCTGCTCTGGGTCAGAAGGGCGTCAACATCATGGCCTTCACCAAGGAGTTCAACGAGCGTACCAAGAACCAGATGGGTTATGTGATCCCCGTCGTCATCACTGTTTACGCTGACCGCTCCTTCAGCTTCATCACCAAGACTCCTCCGGCAGCCGTTCTGATCAAGAAGGCCGCTGGCATCAACACCGCTTCCGGCAAGCCCAACAAGGAGAAGGTCGCTTCTCTGACCGCCGCTCAGGTGGAAGAGATTGCAAAGACCAAGATGCCCGACCTGAACGCTGCTTCTCTGGAAGCTGCATGCAGCATGGTCCGCGGCACCTGCCGTTCCATGGGCATCACCGTCGAGGGCTGAGACATAAACAGTGGGAGGGCATAACACTGCCCGCATGACCACACAGGAGGATATACAATGAAACATGGCAAGCACTATGTCGACGCTGCAAAGCTGGTCGATTCTACTAAGGCATATGATGTGAACGAGGCTCTGGAGCTGGCTTGCAAGACCGCTTCTGCCAAGTTCGACGAGACTGTTGAGCTGCACGTCCGTCTGGGCGTTGATGGCCGTCACGCTGACCAGCAGGTCCGCGGCGCTGTCGTTCTGCCCAACGGCACCGGCAAGACCGTCCGCGTCTGCGCAATCGCCAAGGGCCCCGCTGCTGCTGCTGCTGAGGCTGCTGGCGCTGATATCGTCGGTGATGACGAGCTGATCGCAAAGATCGCCGGCGGCTTCATGGATTTCGACGTCGTCGTGACCACTCCCGATATGATGGGCCGCGTTGGCCGTCTCGGTAAGGTCCTGGGCCCCCGCGGCCTGATGCCGAACCCCAAGGCCGGCACCGTTGCTCCTGACCTGGGCAAGGCTGTTTCCGAGGCCAAGGCTGGTAAGATCGAGTACCGTCTGGACAAGCAGAACATCATCCATGTGCCCGTGGGCAAGGCTTCTTTCGGTGCAGAGAAGCTGTACGCCAACCTGGACACTGTGATGGAGGCTATTGCCAAGGCAAAGCCCGCTGCAGCAAAGGGTACCTACTTCAAGAGCGCTACCATCGCCACCACCATGGGCCCTGGCATCCGTCTGAACACCCTGAAGTACGGTGTCTGATTTGAAGTTCTGATCGTTTTTCTGCCGTTTGTATGGACGGCAGAAAAATTTTGTCAGGAAATTTCAAAAAAGACTTGACAACTCCGCACGTTTGCGGTAAAATGATCATGCTGTTTTTGAGACAGCAGGTACTGGAGTCCAGTGTAAGGCTATGCCGCCTGCCGAGAAACGTGCGTAAAGTTGTTTTATGCCTCTTTCTCGACCAAGTGCGGGAAAGAGGCTTTTTTCATACTTGCTCCGGTTTTCGATACAAGTTTTTGAAACGAGGTGAAACCGAATGCCCAGTGCAAAGATTCTTTCTGAAAAGCAGGCTTATGTCGCTGATCTGAAGGCAAAGTTTGAGAGTGCGGTTTCCGGCTGCGTCGTCGCTTACGGCGGCATTAACGTCGAGAACGACACCAAGCTCCGTAAGGAGCTGCGTGAGGCAGGCGTCGATTACATGGTCGTGAAGAACACCATGCTGCGTCTGGCTGTCAAGGGTACCTCTCTGGAGGGCCTGGCTGAGCAGTTCAAGGGCGATACCGCTATCGCTTTTGCTCACGAAGAGGATCCCATGTCCGCTGCCCGCATCCTGTGCAAGTATCAGGATGGCGATAAGTCCAAGAAGTTCGTCGTGAAGGCTGGCTTCATGGAAGGCAAGGTCATGAATGCAGCTGAGACCAACGCAATCGCAAAGCTGCCCAACCGCGAAGGCATGCTGTCCATGTTCGCAGGCGCCCTCACCAGCACTCTGTCTGGTCTGGCCGTTGCAATGCAGGCTTATGCCGACAAGCAGGAGGAGCCCGCTGCCTGATGGCCGCGTGACTGCTGCTTAAACAATTCTGAAATCAACAAACAAAACCATTGATATTGGAGGGTTACTACTATGGCTTCTGAGAAGATTACTGCCATCATCGACTCCGTTAAGGAGCTGTCCGTTCTGGAGCTGAAGGAACTGATCGACGCTTACTGCGAAGAGTTCGGTGTTTCCGCTGTTGCTGCTGCTGCTCCCGCTGCTGCTGGCGCTGCTGCTGCCGCTGAGGAAGAGAAGACCGAGTTCGACGTCATCCTGGCTGAGGCTGGCGCTACCAAGATGCAGGTCATCAAGCTGGTGAAGGAGATCACCGGTCTGGGCCTGAAGGAAGCTAAGGCTATCGTCGATGGCGCTCCCAAGGCTGTCAAGGAGAAGGTCTCCAAGGCTGAGGCTGAGGACATCCAGAAGAAGCTGACCGAGGCTGGCGCTAAGGTCGAGGTCAAGTAATTGAACCTCTTCTGAGAGTCGTTCATTCTTGAACAATGAGGTGCCCGTACCGAAAGGTGCGGGCACCTTTTTTGTTTGATGATTTGTGTTCAGAAAATGTCTGCGGACATTTTCTGAACACTTTTTCACAGGAGGGGCGGTAAAGGCAAGCGGCATCTGTGCGGTAGGAAAATGCATTTGACGCTACGACTCTATGGTGAAAAAGCAGCTCCGAAACGACCGCAGTCGTTTCGGAGCTGCAAATATCTAAAAATATGATTTCCGCTATTTATGCCCAGAGCGAAGAGGAGGGCATTCTAAATCGTCATCGTCGTATCTTTTCTGCATTCAAAAACTATGCTATACTATCCTCAACAGGAGGAGCGGCAGAGCCTTTACCCCCTCTGCCGCAAAAGAGAGCTATGGAATACCGCAACTGGAGCAAAAACGATATCCGCACTTCCCTTTTGGGCTACGGCTGTATGCGCTTTCCCACCAAGGCCGACGGCACCATTGATGAAGAGCGCGCCGAAGCGCTGCTGAACACCGCCAAGGCCGCCGGTGTCAACTACTTCGATACCGCCTATCCCTATCACAACGGCCAGAGTGAGCCGTTTGTGGGCCGGGTCATTGCCAGGTGGGACCGCAGCAGCTTTTATCTTGCCACCAAAATGCCGCTGTGGAGCTGCAAAAATCTGGACGATGCCAAGCGCATTTTTGAAGAACAGTTCCAGCGGCTTGGCGTTGAATACATCGACTTCTATCTGCTGCACTCCCTGCACAGAGCACGGTACGAAAAGGCAAAAGCCGTGGGCCTTGTGGACTGGCTGTGGCAGCAGAAGGCTGCAGGACGCATCCGGAACTTTGGATTTTCCTGTCATGACAACTCTGCCGGGTTTGAGTACATTCTGCGCGACCAGCCGTGGGATTTCTGCCAGCTGCAATACAATTATCTGGACCGGGACGACCGTGCCGAGGAGATCTCCGGTGACCGGGGCTATCAGCTGACCGAAGAATGCGGCGTGCCTCTTATCATCATGGAGCCCGTCAAGGGCGGCACGCTGGCGTCTCTGCCTGCAGACGCCGCCGCACCGCTGCACGCCCTGCGTCCGGATGCCTCCGATGCCTCCTGGGCGCTGCGCTGGGTGGGCAGCCACAACAACGTGCATGTTATCCTGTCCGGCATGAGCGCCGAGGAGCAGCTGACCGACAATCTGGCTACCTTTGGCTCTTTCCAGCCGCTCTCCCCTGCCGAAAATGCCGCCGTGGAAAGCGTTGCCGACGAGCTGCACCGCCGTATCAAGGTCGGCTGCACCGGCTGCCGGTACTGTATGCCCTGCCCCATGGGGGTGGACATCCCGGACAATTTCAGCATCTGGAACAAGCTGGGCATGTTCGGGCAGAAGGATGCCATTAAGACCCAGTGGGCCGAGTGCTTCCCGGACAGCGAAAAGGCCCTGCACTGCGTGCGCTGCGGCAAATGTGAGGCAGTCTGCCCGCAAAAGCTGCCCATCCGCGATTCGCTGGCACAGCTGCAAAAGGAGCTGGATGCACTGTAACTCCTTCCGTCATCGCTGACGCGATGCCACCTCCCTCAAAGAGGGAGGCTTTAAGGCCCCATCTCTGAGGGGGCTGTCACCGCAGGCGACTGGGGGAGTCTCATAACAAAAAGACCGTCACACGTTTTTTCGTGCAACGGTCTTTTTTATGCAGTTTTTACCACAGCCGGATGACCTTGATGACGCCCTCCGCCTTATCGCGGGCCAGCTCCAGGTGATGCTGCAGAGAATCCGCAGCCAGATCCCAGTTGTCCGCCAGCGCGGCATCCAGAATTTCCAGATGCTCGTCACAGGTCTGCTCCTGATTGATCATGCTCACCTTGCCGGTCATGATACGGAACCGGGTGTTCAGGCCGGTGATGCGGTCGTAAGCCGAGCGCAGGTACTTATTGGGCAGGGTGCTCATGAGCAGTTCATGGAACGCATCGTCCGACTCGCAGAAGTCGGTGATGCGGTCCGGGTGATGCATCAGCTCAGCAAACGCCTCCAGCTGCTCCCGCGGGATGCTGCTGCCATAAGTACGCAGGGCATACGGCTCCACCAGCAAACGCATTTCAAACATGCTGTGCACGTCCTCTTCGGTGATGCCGGATACCATCAGGCCCTTTTTGGG is part of the Faecalibacterium sp. HTF-F genome and harbors:
- the dusB gene encoding tRNA dihydrouridine synthase DusB produces the protein MEPLKIGNIILPHRAVFGPMAGFTDAPCRRLMAQHGAGFTVSEMVSSRALVYGDHKTVSMLKAEPNGAPYGVQIFGEVPEIMGEATAAMEQYEFDFVDINMGCPAPKIVSGGAGSKLMLDPDRCGRIVEQVVAHTKRPVTVKMRKGWDADHITAVECAKACEQAGAALIAVHARTREQMYAPGIDPEIIARVKDAVRVPVLGNGDIHSAEDAVRMMQATGCDGVMIARGALGDPWLFERVNAAIEGLPAPKEPNLQARMNALRRQVEEMVEQKGEFVAMPQARSQTMHYMKGLKGAANLRRYCCTLTHLEDLDELIDAVFEEQRKAGLDPDDVREVPFP
- the argS gene encoding arginine--tRNA ligase; its protein translation is MTEFEKTYQNYNPRQAALDEARALLTAAAKAAMADGALPEADLPAFIVEIPADVKNGDIASNIAMAGARSWRKAPRMIADALLAHLPSMENSVFAKVEVAGPGFINLFLSQSFWAGVVLGACANREYGRTDHGKGAKYNVEFVSANPTGPMHMGNARGGALGDCLAAVLDWSGYDVTREFYINDAGNQIQKFGKSLAVRYLQKYCGEETFPLPAECYQGGDIKVLAGEFADINGDKYVAACSGLSEEALFESEAFAQLKDALVAYALPKNIAALKRDLGKYRIDYDVWFHESTLHESGAVMAVVDKLLELGACYKAEDGAIMYRSAQYAAKYGTVNKKKTEDGTEEEAKDEVLVRANGIPTYFAADIAYHYNKLATRGFAKAIDVWGADHHGHVARMKGAMDAIGLHGEDLDVVLMQMVNLMRDGQPVRMSKRTGNAITLTDLLEEVPIDSARFLFNMHDAGSGIDFDLDQAVKTDNDNPVYYVQYAHARICSILKKMESEGVQFAGAEKVDATLLTEPSEMDLIRMLAAFPQEIVMAAEKYDPSRINRFVIDLASAFHRFYGNCRIQGADPAVQQARLALCIGVKNVIFNVLTMFKINVPEKM
- a CDS encoding DUF1934 domain-containing protein, whose amino-acid sequence is MSKPLKEDYIIRIKSRIEQHVEEPAEKEEKEEFVELMTRGQFVQKGGSYYITYKETETTGYEGCTTTLKIAADGSRVAMLRFGKGSGAGTQLLIEKGKRNLCHYETGYGSMTLGVTADEIICSLTEKGGTAKFGYLLDANSAELVSRNRLEVTVTHVN
- the murI gene encoding glutamate racemase, with protein sequence MDNRPIGVFDSGLGGLTGVRELRKRLPHEEIIYFGDTGRVPYGSRSPETILQYARQDVAFLLSKDVKCIMAACGTVSSTYPAAEAARLPVPYLGVVDAAAREAAFSTRNRRIGVIGTAATIRSRSYEKLLRQLVPGVEITARACPLFVPLVEAGYVDHSEESRQQVTKLVIAQYLTEVRDAGVDTLILGCTHYPLLKTMIGEFMGRKVTLVDPAKTAAHHLERMLSERGLKAAQEHEGQAHFYVSDVPDSFVQTADLFLGEYKGGPVEQIAIDKY
- a CDS encoding D-alanine--D-alanine ligase family protein yields the protein MQSEKMCVVLLFGGMSSEHEVSRVSVGNFVNNIDREKYETLAVGITKEGRWLYTEATAAQMADGSWEELAGNMPCVISPDRADHGMILFTPEGHVEKVHVDVVIPVLHGLWGEDGTVQGLLELAGIPYVGCGVLASAVCMDKAVANALFEANGVPHTKWVAANRWEIESDLEGVCDGVEQKLGWPVFVKPANAGSSVGISKVSSREELKKAIDLALENDRKVVFEAFVDGQEVECAVIGSDPAVATRPGEILAGAEFYTYDDKYKNGVSQTVIPAHLPEAKLDEVKTYAAMAYTALNCEGLARCDFFVEHGTGRVLINEINTFPGFTSISMYPKLMEHEGLPVPALIDRLIALALERKEKQHG
- the rpmG gene encoding 50S ribosomal protein L33; the protein is MTVKITLACTECKQRNYNTTKNKKNNPDRLEMKKYCRFCKKHTVHRETK
- the secE gene encoding preprotein translocase subunit SecE; this translates as MADKTENKPGFVARAKAAVKNFGARVSKFFRDTKSELKKVVWPSKADVKTNTIVVLITVAIAAVVMILLDAIFGGILGLIIGA
- the nusG gene encoding transcription termination/antitermination protein NusG; the protein is MEEQSNEALWYVVHTYSGYENKVANDLQTMVENRHLQDLICDIKVPVEMVPEIDKNGKQKMVEHKLFPGYVLVKMVMNDDTWYVVRNTRGCTGFVGPASKPVPLSPEEVEKMGVEKAAPLAVDFAVGDTVQITAGPLEGFMGLVEAIDTENFKVKLKVNMFGRETPAEVELGQVELP
- the rplK gene encoding 50S ribosomal protein L11; translation: MAQKVTGYIKLQIEAGKATPAPPVGPALGQKGVNIMAFTKEFNERTKNQMGYVIPVVITVYADRSFSFITKTPPAAVLIKKAAGINTASGKPNKEKVASLTAAQVEEIAKTKMPDLNAASLEAACSMVRGTCRSMGITVEG
- the rplA gene encoding 50S ribosomal protein L1, whose amino-acid sequence is MKHGKHYVDAAKLVDSTKAYDVNEALELACKTASAKFDETVELHVRLGVDGRHADQQVRGAVVLPNGTGKTVRVCAIAKGPAAAAAEAAGADIVGDDELIAKIAGGFMDFDVVVTTPDMMGRVGRLGKVLGPRGLMPNPKAGTVAPDLGKAVSEAKAGKIEYRLDKQNIIHVPVGKASFGAEKLYANLDTVMEAIAKAKPAAAKGTYFKSATIATTMGPGIRLNTLKYGV
- the rplJ gene encoding 50S ribosomal protein L10 produces the protein MPSAKILSEKQAYVADLKAKFESAVSGCVVAYGGINVENDTKLRKELREAGVDYMVVKNTMLRLAVKGTSLEGLAEQFKGDTAIAFAHEEDPMSAARILCKYQDGDKSKKFVVKAGFMEGKVMNAAETNAIAKLPNREGMLSMFAGALTSTLSGLAVAMQAYADKQEEPAA
- the rplL gene encoding 50S ribosomal protein L7/L12, which gives rise to MASEKITAIIDSVKELSVLELKELIDAYCEEFGVSAVAAAAPAAAGAAAAAEEEKTEFDVILAEAGATKMQVIKLVKEITGLGLKEAKAIVDGAPKAVKEKVSKAEAEDIQKKLTEAGAKVEVK
- a CDS encoding aldo/keto reductase, encoding MEYRNWSKNDIRTSLLGYGCMRFPTKADGTIDEERAEALLNTAKAAGVNYFDTAYPYHNGQSEPFVGRVIARWDRSSFYLATKMPLWSCKNLDDAKRIFEEQFQRLGVEYIDFYLLHSLHRARYEKAKAVGLVDWLWQQKAAGRIRNFGFSCHDNSAGFEYILRDQPWDFCQLQYNYLDRDDRAEEISGDRGYQLTEECGVPLIIMEPVKGGTLASLPADAAAPLHALRPDASDASWALRWVGSHNNVHVILSGMSAEEQLTDNLATFGSFQPLSPAENAAVESVADELHRRIKVGCTGCRYCMPCPMGVDIPDNFSIWNKLGMFGQKDAIKTQWAECFPDSEKALHCVRCGKCEAVCPQKLPIRDSLAQLQKELDAL
- a CDS encoding GntR family transcriptional regulator, which encodes MKETESQTKLSLKLQAYQYLKTRILNCEYRPNEFLNEQKLCAEMGNISRTPMRDALGRLEQEGLITILPKKGLMVSGITEEDVHSMFEMRLLVEPYALRTYGSSIPREQLEAFAELMHHPDRITDFCESDDAFHELLMSTLPNKYLRSAYDRITGLNTRFRIMTGKVSMINQEQTCDEHLEILDAALADNWDLAADSLQHHLELARDKAEGVIKVIRLW